From Rhodanobacteraceae bacterium, the proteins below share one genomic window:
- a CDS encoding potassium-transporting ATPase B chain, with the protein MTSHANAGSRFDRELVLKAAADAFRKLSPRLQFRNPVMFVVFVCSVLTTMLWAQAVMHHGEAPAGFIFWISVWLWFTLLFANFAEALAEGRGKAQAAALRSTRKDVIAKKLSAPSRTAAITFVPSAELRSDDHVLVETGDQIPGDGEVVEGAASVDESAITGESAPVIRESGGDRSAVTGGTRVLSDWLVVRITRNPGESFLDRMIAMVEGAARRKTPNEIALTILLAKFTLIFLLACATLLPYSIYSVEVTRAGHPITLTVLIALLVCLIPTTIGALLSAIGIAGMDRMIRANVIATSGRAVEAAGDVDVLLLDKTGTITLGNREATVFHPAPGVEERALAEAAQLASLADETPEGRSVVVLAKEKFGLRERQLETLHAQFVPFTAQTRMSGVDVEGRSIRKGALDAVEKRLHQLGSPLPPRVKQIAEDIARRGATPLIVTEGATALGVIELKDIVKGGIKERFAEMRRMGIKTVMITGDNPLTAAAIAAEAGVDDFLAEATPEAKLKLIRELQGESRLVAMCGDGTNDAPALAQADVAVAMNTGTQAAKEAGNMVDLDSNPTKLIEVVEIGKQMLITRGALTTFSIANDIAKYFAIIPAAFATTYPALNVLNVMHLATPRSAILSAVIFNALIIVFLIPLALKGVKYRALGAGALLRRNLLVYGLGGIVVPFIGIKLIDMLLVLAGWA; encoded by the coding sequence ATGACTTCGCATGCCAACGCCGGCAGCCGCTTCGACCGCGAACTGGTCCTGAAAGCGGCCGCCGACGCCTTCCGCAAGTTGTCGCCGCGCCTGCAGTTCAGGAACCCGGTGATGTTCGTGGTGTTCGTGTGCAGCGTGCTGACCACGATGCTGTGGGCGCAAGCCGTCATGCACCACGGCGAAGCGCCGGCCGGCTTCATCTTCTGGATCAGCGTGTGGTTGTGGTTCACCCTGCTGTTCGCCAACTTCGCCGAAGCCCTGGCCGAGGGCCGCGGCAAGGCGCAGGCCGCCGCACTGCGCAGCACGCGCAAGGACGTGATCGCCAAGAAGCTGTCGGCGCCGTCGCGCACCGCTGCAATCACCTTCGTGCCGTCCGCCGAACTGCGCAGCGACGACCACGTGCTGGTCGAGACCGGCGACCAGATTCCCGGCGACGGTGAGGTGGTCGAAGGCGCGGCCAGCGTGGACGAAAGCGCGATCACCGGCGAATCCGCGCCGGTGATCCGCGAATCCGGCGGCGATCGCAGCGCGGTGACCGGGGGCACCAGGGTGTTGTCGGATTGGCTGGTGGTGCGCATCACGCGCAATCCAGGCGAGAGTTTCCTCGACCGGATGATCGCGATGGTCGAGGGCGCGGCGCGACGCAAGACGCCCAACGAGATCGCGCTGACCATCCTGCTCGCGAAGTTCACGCTGATTTTTTTGCTGGCCTGCGCAACGTTGTTGCCATATTCGATTTATAGCGTCGAAGTGACACGTGCCGGCCACCCGATCACGCTGACAGTTCTGATCGCGTTGCTGGTGTGCCTGATCCCGACCACGATCGGCGCGCTGCTGTCTGCGATCGGCATCGCCGGCATGGACCGGATGATCCGCGCCAACGTGATCGCGACGTCCGGCCGCGCGGTGGAAGCCGCGGGCGACGTGGACGTGCTGCTGCTGGACAAGACCGGCACGATCACGCTGGGCAACCGCGAGGCGACGGTCTTCCATCCTGCGCCGGGCGTGGAGGAACGTGCGCTGGCCGAGGCCGCGCAGCTCGCCTCGCTGGCCGACGAAACGCCGGAAGGCCGCAGCGTGGTGGTGCTGGCGAAGGAGAAATTTGGCCTGCGCGAACGGCAACTCGAAACGCTGCACGCGCAGTTCGTGCCATTCACCGCGCAGACGCGGATGAGTGGTGTGGACGTGGAAGGCCGCTCGATCCGCAAGGGCGCGCTGGACGCCGTCGAAAAGCGCCTGCACCAGCTTGGCAGCCCGCTGCCGCCACGCGTGAAACAGATCGCCGAGGACATCGCGCGGCGCGGCGCCACGCCCTTGATCGTCACCGAAGGTGCGACCGCGTTGGGCGTGATCGAACTCAAGGACATCGTCAAGGGCGGCATCAAGGAACGCTTCGCGGAAATGCGCAGGATGGGCATCAAGACGGTGATGATCACCGGCGACAATCCGTTGACCGCCGCGGCGATCGCGGCCGAGGCGGGCGTGGACGACTTCCTCGCCGAGGCGACGCCCGAAGCCAAGCTCAAGCTGATCCGCGAACTGCAGGGCGAAAGCCGCCTGGTCGCGATGTGCGGCGACGGCACCAATGATGCGCCGGCGCTGGCGCAGGCCGACGTGGCCGTGGCGATGAATACCGGCACGCAGGCGGCCAAGGAAGCCGGCAACATGGTCGACCTCGATTCCAACCCGACCAAGCTGATCGAGGTGGTCGAGATCGGCAAGCAGATGCTGATCACGCGCGGCGCGCTGACCACGTTCTCGATCGCCAACGACATCGCCAAGTATTTCGCGATCATCCCGGCCGCGTTCGCGACGACCTACCCAGCACTGAACGTGCTCAACGTGATGCACCTGGCGACGCCACGCAGCGCGATCCTGTCGGCGGTGATCTTCAACGCGCTGATCATCGTGTTCCTGATTCCGTTGGCATTGAAGGGCGTGAAGTACCGCGCGCTGGGCGCCGGCGCGCTGCTGCGCCGGAATCTCCTGGTCTACGGATTGGGCGGCATCGTGGTGCCGTTCATCGGCATCAAGCTGATCGACATGCTGCTGGTGCTGGCGGGGTGGGCATGA
- a CDS encoding potassium-transporting ATPase C chain: MAKLLRQAIVLLLLLTAITGLAYPFAVSGIAQLVFPHQANGSLIVRDGKPVGSALIGQSFTDPKYFWGRPSATTPQPYNGAASGGSNLGPTSPALRIATKQRIAALRVANPDNHAPVPVDLVTASGSGLDPDISPAAALYQSNRVARARGLPADGVRALIQRYTRGRQFGVLGEPRVNVLELNLALDRLAAH; encoded by the coding sequence ATGGCCAAATTGCTGCGCCAAGCCATCGTACTGTTGCTGCTGCTGACCGCGATTACCGGCCTTGCCTATCCATTTGCTGTCTCGGGCATCGCACAACTCGTGTTCCCGCATCAGGCGAACGGCAGCCTGATCGTGCGCGACGGCAAACCAGTGGGTTCCGCGTTGATCGGCCAGTCATTCACCGACCCGAAATATTTTTGGGGCCGACCTTCGGCCACAACGCCGCAGCCCTACAACGGCGCGGCCTCGGGCGGATCCAATCTCGGCCCTACCAGCCCCGCGTTGAGGATTGCGACAAAACAGCGCATCGCCGCATTGCGCGTGGCCAATCCCGACAACCATGCGCCAGTGCCGGTGGATTTGGTGACGGCGTCAGGAAGCGGACTCGATCCGGACATCTCGCCGGCCGCGGCGCTGTATCAGTCGAACCGCGTCGCGCGCGCGCGCGGCCTGCCGGCCGACGGAGTGCGCGCGCTGATCCAGCGCTACACGCGTGGCCGCCAGTTCGGCGTGCTGGGTGAACCGCGCGTCAACGTCCTGGAATTGAATCTTGCGCTGGACAGGCTGGCGGCGCATTGA
- a CDS encoding Osmosensitive K+ channel histidine kinase KdpD, with the protein MAEVIREARADALLDAVESERQRGLKIFLGAAPGVGKTWAMLSAARELKKQGVDVVVGIVETHGRTETAALLEGLEILPRRHVSYRNRDFEEFDLDAALARKPAVLLVDELAHTNLPGGRHERRWQDIAELLDAGIEVYTALNVQHLESLNDQVRRITGINVRERVPDAFLDRARDIVLVDLPPRELIQRLKQGKVYVPETAAAALDAFFTPTNLGSLRELAVETVAGHVESDLRGSMLARGAAMPVRRRVLAAIDGHAQSDYLVRMARRIAERRGARWSVVFVDTGAPIDLTRRKRLEAALRLARRLGGDGEILRGHAIADELLAYAEREGVGQIILGRTRERLFARMVGRSLTQQLLHRGAHLELTIIATPAERAAARRRLRLPRPPGGLGRRREYFFATLTTIVALACAFIAERYLSVANLSLIFLTAVLVVAVRTRMAVAFYTAVLCFIADNFFFMPPIYTLQISSPNDVLTVCLFLVAALVCSRLATRLVLQLESLRAAHVQSRALLALGHRLATSTDAAGIRAAGASALAQTLGCEAALLARDASDAMRVAASSPPDMRLQTQDLAAADWCERHAAQAGRFTDTLNAAPCWLLPLGSEDNRVGVAALRFPSGVGEPDTDRRSLTLTMVQDIGQTLARARLADELEGARVQGETERLRNALLSSVSHDLRSPLASMIGSAGTLASYGEKLPANERHELLEAILGEGQRLDRYIQNLLDMTRLGHGTLKLNRDWTDVAEIVAAAVTRLRKLFPTVRVDTALPSDTVLLHVHPALIEQALFNILENAERFSPSEQPVLVEVRVAGDKLLIEVSDRGPGIPEDERARIFDMFYSVSRGDRATQNTGLGLAICRGMIGAHGGSVEALPREGGGTTIRITLPLPTEPAAPEAQA; encoded by the coding sequence ATGGCCGAAGTCATTCGCGAAGCACGTGCCGATGCGCTGCTCGATGCCGTCGAGAGTGAACGGCAACGCGGACTAAAGATCTTCCTCGGCGCCGCGCCCGGCGTGGGCAAGACCTGGGCGATGTTGTCCGCCGCGCGCGAACTGAAGAAGCAGGGCGTGGACGTGGTAGTGGGCATCGTCGAAACCCACGGGCGCACCGAAACTGCCGCGCTGCTGGAAGGTCTGGAAATACTGCCGCGCCGGCATGTGAGTTATCGCAACCGCGATTTCGAGGAATTCGATCTCGACGCCGCATTGGCGCGCAAACCGGCAGTGTTGCTGGTGGACGAGCTGGCGCACACCAACTTGCCAGGTGGCCGGCATGAACGCCGTTGGCAGGATATCGCCGAACTGCTCGACGCCGGAATCGAGGTCTATACCGCGCTCAACGTGCAACACCTCGAAAGTCTCAACGACCAGGTGCGACGCATCACGGGTATCAATGTGCGCGAACGCGTACCGGATGCCTTTCTCGATCGCGCTCGCGACATCGTGCTGGTGGATTTGCCTCCACGCGAACTCATCCAGCGCCTGAAACAGGGCAAGGTGTACGTGCCGGAAACGGCCGCGGCAGCGCTGGATGCGTTCTTCACGCCCACCAACCTGGGATCGCTTCGCGAACTGGCCGTCGAGACGGTGGCCGGCCATGTCGAAAGCGACCTGCGCGGTTCCATGCTGGCGCGCGGCGCAGCGATGCCGGTGCGCCGTCGGGTGCTGGCAGCGATCGATGGCCACGCGCAAAGCGATTACCTGGTGCGCATGGCGCGACGCATCGCGGAACGCCGCGGCGCGCGATGGAGCGTGGTCTTCGTGGACACCGGCGCACCGATCGATCTGACACGACGAAAGCGGCTGGAAGCCGCACTGCGGTTGGCGCGACGCTTGGGCGGCGACGGCGAAATCCTGCGCGGACACGCCATCGCGGACGAACTGCTGGCCTACGCCGAGCGCGAAGGTGTCGGCCAGATCATTCTTGGCCGCACGCGCGAACGTTTGTTCGCGCGCATGGTGGGTCGTTCGCTGACCCAGCAGTTGCTCCATCGCGGCGCACATCTGGAACTCACCATCATCGCCACGCCCGCAGAGCGCGCGGCAGCGCGCCGGCGGCTGCGACTGCCGCGCCCGCCGGGCGGCTTGGGCCGACGTCGTGAATACTTCTTTGCCACCCTCACCACGATCGTGGCTTTGGCGTGCGCCTTCATCGCCGAGCGCTACCTCTCGGTGGCCAACCTGTCGCTGATCTTCCTGACCGCGGTGCTGGTCGTCGCGGTACGCACGCGGATGGCCGTCGCGTTTTACACGGCGGTGTTGTGCTTCATCGCCGACAACTTCTTCTTCATGCCGCCGATTTATACGCTGCAAATCTCCAGCCCCAACGACGTGCTGACGGTATGCCTGTTCCTGGTCGCGGCGCTGGTGTGCAGCCGGCTGGCGACACGGCTGGTGTTGCAGCTTGAATCGTTGCGTGCCGCGCACGTGCAATCGCGTGCTTTGCTGGCGCTGGGGCATCGTCTGGCAACCAGCACCGACGCGGCCGGCATTCGCGCGGCCGGGGCGTCGGCGCTCGCACAAACCTTGGGTTGCGAAGCAGCGCTGCTGGCGCGCGATGCATCCGATGCGATGCGAGTCGCCGCCTCGTCGCCGCCGGACATGCGGTTGCAGACTCAGGATCTGGCCGCCGCCGATTGGTGCGAGCGGCACGCTGCGCAGGCCGGCCGCTTCACCGACACGCTGAATGCCGCGCCATGCTGGCTGCTGCCGCTGGGCAGCGAGGACAACCGCGTGGGCGTCGCCGCACTGCGCTTTCCATCGGGCGTCGGTGAGCCCGACACCGATCGGCGCAGCCTGACCTTGACGATGGTGCAGGACATAGGCCAGACGCTGGCGCGCGCACGCTTGGCCGACGAACTGGAAGGAGCGCGCGTGCAGGGCGAAACCGAACGCCTGCGCAACGCGCTGCTGTCTTCAGTCTCACACGACCTGCGTTCGCCGCTGGCGTCGATGATCGGCTCCGCTGGCACGCTCGCGAGCTACGGCGAGAAGTTGCCTGCCAACGAGCGGCACGAACTGCTTGAGGCGATTCTCGGCGAGGGCCAGCGCCTGGATCGCTACATTCAGAACCTCCTCGACATGACCCGCCTTGGTCACGGCACGCTCAAGCTAAACCGTGACTGGACCGATGTGGCCGAGATCGTGGCTGCCGCGGTGACGCGATTGCGCAAACTGTTCCCGACCGTGCGGGTTGATACCGCGCTGCCATCCGATACGGTGCTGTTGCATGTACACCCGGCGCTGATCGAGCAGGCGCTGTTCAACATCCTCGAGAACGCGGAGCGTTTCTCGCCATCCGAACAGCCTGTGTTGGTGGAGGTGCGCGTTGCTGGGGACAAGTTGCTGATCGAAGTGAGCGATCGCGGACCCGGCATCCCCGAGGACGAACGTGCGCGCATCTTCGACATGTTCTACTCGGTTTCGCGCGGCGACCGCGCCACCCAGAACACGGGACTCGGGCTTGCGATCTGCCGCGGCATGATCGGCGCGCACGGCGGCAGCGTGGAAGCCTTACCACGCGAGGGCGGTGGCACCACCATCCGGATCACGCTGCCGCTGCCAACCGAACCCGCGGCCCCGGAAGCGCAAGCATGA
- a CDS encoding DNA-binding response regulator KdpE produces the protein MNAAPRVLVIDDEAQIRRFLDIGLRAEGYEVLQAATAAEGLAQAATHEPDLVILDLGLPDRDGHEVLSELRQWSQVPVLMLSVRSAEAEKVRALDAGANDYVTKPFGIQELMARLRALLRDRAVAGAEEARPRYDDGHLGIDLARREVMLDGSPLALTRKEYAVLALLLRHAGRVITQQQLLREIWGASHVQDSQYLRIVIGKLRQKLGDDPAQPRWLKTEPGVGYRFVGRND, from the coding sequence ATGAATGCCGCTCCTCGCGTATTGGTGATCGACGACGAAGCGCAGATCCGGCGCTTCCTCGACATCGGCCTGCGCGCGGAAGGCTACGAGGTGCTGCAGGCTGCCACCGCTGCCGAGGGACTGGCACAAGCCGCAACCCACGAGCCTGACCTGGTGATCCTCGACCTCGGCCTTCCGGATCGCGACGGCCACGAGGTGTTGTCCGAACTGCGCCAATGGAGCCAGGTACCGGTGCTGATGCTGTCGGTGCGCAGCGCGGAAGCCGAAAAGGTGCGCGCGCTGGATGCCGGCGCCAACGATTACGTCACCAAGCCGTTCGGCATCCAGGAACTGATGGCGCGCCTGCGTGCGTTGCTGCGTGATCGCGCCGTGGCCGGTGCGGAGGAAGCACGGCCACGTTATGACGACGGCCATCTTGGCATCGACCTCGCGCGACGCGAAGTGATGCTCGACGGCTCGCCGCTTGCGCTCACCCGCAAGGAATACGCGGTGTTGGCCTTGCTGCTTCGCCACGCCGGACGCGTGATCACCCAGCAGCAGTTGTTGCGCGAGATATGGGGAGCGAGCCACGTGCAGGATAGCCAATACCTGCGCATCGTGATCGGCAAGCTGCGGCAGAAGCTGGGCGACGACCCCGCGCAACCGCGGTGGCTCAAGACCGAGCCGGGTGTCGGTTATCGCTTCGTCGGACGCAACGATTGA